Proteins from a single region of Deltaproteobacteria bacterium:
- a CDS encoding FAD-dependent oxidoreductase: protein MSTDNVIQIAVIGGGVIGCAVARELSKRHRGIFVFEKNPGIAKGENQSTRNSGVIHSGIYYDRTTRPLKAALCVKGNQILYNFCERHRVPVLRTGKLIVAAMEEEEKVLDLYLHRAGENGVPGVRKISGEAVRAMEPNVTARAALWVPSAGIVDPAALVYRLHTHAREAGVEFMAGTRVTGIRGGSDSLLLTLRYRDGLEERVRARVLVNAAGVDADLLARQLNPRSPYVLDPVKGESYKFYGNRRFELRVAGRNIYPTPRIVHTPHGAHFTVGVHLTPTFKDFSWPPALGSTVTVGPRLAAVGDREKWMEVRTGPDEFVELVKPFFPGLRKDDLIWHQAGLQARLRGFPDFVIEPDPRFPRCIHLLGIDSPGLTASMAIARQVAGMITGLLS, encoded by the coding sequence ATGAGCACAGACAACGTGATTCAAATAGCCGTCATCGGTGGTGGAGTGATTGGTTGTGCGGTTGCCCGGGAACTGTCGAAAAGGCACCGAGGGATCTTCGTCTTTGAAAAAAACCCCGGTATCGCCAAAGGGGAAAACCAGTCAACCCGAAATTCCGGGGTCATCCATTCCGGGATCTATTATGATCGGACTACCCGGCCCCTTAAGGCCGCCCTTTGCGTGAAAGGAAATCAAATCCTCTATAACTTCTGCGAGCGCCACAGGGTTCCCGTACTCCGGACCGGCAAGCTCATTGTGGCCGCTATGGAAGAAGAAGAGAAGGTTTTGGATCTCTATCTCCACAGGGCCGGGGAAAACGGAGTGCCCGGGGTTAGGAAAATATCGGGTGAAGCCGTTCGTGCCATGGAACCCAATGTAACCGCCCGGGCCGCCCTCTGGGTGCCCTCCGCCGGTATCGTTGATCCGGCGGCCCTTGTCTACCGCCTCCATACCCATGCCCGGGAGGCGGGCGTGGAGTTCATGGCCGGGACAAGGGTTACAGGCATCCGAGGCGGGTCTGATTCCTTGCTCCTTACCCTCCGTTACCGCGACGGTCTCGAAGAACGGGTCCGGGCCCGGGTATTGGTCAACGCGGCAGGTGTTGATGCAGATCTCCTGGCCCGGCAGTTGAATCCCCGTTCTCCCTATGTCCTGGATCCCGTCAAGGGGGAAAGCTATAAATTTTATGGGAATCGGCGGTTCGAACTCAGGGTGGCCGGGAGGAACATCTATCCGACGCCGCGGATTGTGCATACCCCCCATGGCGCCCATTTCACTGTGGGGGTGCATCTGACCCCCACCTTCAAGGACTTCTCCTGGCCCCCCGCATTGGGTTCAACGGTTACGGTCGGACCGCGGTTGGCAGCCGTCGGGGACAGGGAAAAATGGATGGAGGTGCGAACCGGGCCGGATGAGTTCGTAGAACTGGTCAAGCCCTTTTTCCCGGGGTTACGCAAGGACGACTTGATTTGGCACCAGGCGGGCCTCCAGGCCAGGCTTAGGGGATTTCCGGACTTCGTCATTGAACCTGATCCCCGCTTCCCGCGCTGTATCCATCTCCTTGGTATCGACAGCCCGGGTCTGACCGCCTCCATGGCCATCGCCCGCCAGGTCGCCGGCATGATCACGGGCCTTCTTTCGTAA
- a CDS encoding aromatic ring hydroxylase, with amino-acid sequence MPLMTPEEFEESLKDLHPRIFMNGKRVENVLENRNTRTVVEANKASYRWALDPDSREIMTCYSPLVDDVVNRYTYVSASREDLLKKAEAGTFTAERLGTCIYRCVGYDAFHALAGTCWEMDRDLGTSYYPRFLEYLKEVQRKDLAVAGALTEPRGGRNRKTLDWPDPYLSLKVVDRNKEGIRVRGAKINISGAYACHELVVLPQAAHYPGEEDYALAFATPVDAEGITFVCQYTPYSAERDLADGPEELGNPVFGQRETSMVVFDNVFVPWDRVFHCGETPYSVKLVTRFARTHRMTCGGTCKVGFMNQIIGASKLIQEYKGLEKAAHINEQLAEMVVLRETGRACGLAAAHRGEEEPVGSGVFLPDELMGNVAKLNICNAFWRVMALAGDIGGGLLVTMPSLKELKNPAVKDYVEEFYSFGSSEPTENILKVHKLLQNWTAGLHGVGTWHGAGPVMAQKIMLQRVINYDREKDLVKETLNLKERPLQEKEDA; translated from the coding sequence ATGCCCCTGATGACACCCGAGGAATTCGAAGAATCCTTAAAAGATCTGCATCCCCGTATCTTCATGAACGGAAAAAGGGTGGAAAACGTTCTTGAAAACAGGAATACCCGCACGGTGGTTGAGGCCAATAAAGCGAGCTACCGGTGGGCCCTGGATCCCGATTCAAGGGAGATCATGACCTGTTATTCTCCGTTGGTAGATGATGTAGTCAATCGTTATACCTATGTTAGTGCCAGCAGAGAAGACCTTCTCAAAAAGGCCGAGGCTGGCACCTTTACGGCGGAAAGGCTGGGCACCTGTATCTATCGTTGCGTGGGGTACGATGCTTTTCATGCCCTGGCCGGCACCTGTTGGGAGATGGACCGGGATCTTGGGACCTCCTACTATCCTCGTTTCCTGGAGTACTTGAAGGAGGTCCAGAGGAAGGATTTAGCGGTCGCCGGAGCCCTTACGGAGCCGAGGGGAGGGCGGAACAGGAAGACCCTGGACTGGCCGGATCCTTACCTCTCCTTGAAGGTGGTGGATCGAAACAAGGAGGGTATCCGGGTAAGGGGGGCCAAGATCAACATCAGCGGGGCCTATGCCTGCCACGAGCTGGTGGTCCTCCCACAGGCCGCTCACTATCCGGGGGAAGAGGATTATGCTCTGGCCTTCGCCACACCCGTGGATGCGGAAGGTATCACCTTTGTCTGCCAGTATACCCCCTATTCCGCCGAAAGGGATCTGGCCGACGGGCCTGAAGAACTCGGAAATCCCGTGTTCGGCCAGCGGGAGACCTCTATGGTGGTTTTTGATAACGTGTTCGTTCCCTGGGATAGGGTCTTTCACTGCGGGGAGACCCCTTACTCCGTCAAGCTGGTGACCCGTTTCGCAAGGACCCACCGTATGACCTGCGGGGGCACCTGCAAGGTGGGCTTCATGAACCAGATCATCGGGGCCTCCAAACTGATCCAGGAATACAAGGGTCTTGAGAAGGCGGCCCACATCAACGAACAACTGGCTGAAATGGTGGTCTTGAGAGAGACGGGGCGGGCCTGCGGGCTTGCGGCGGCCCATCGGGGGGAAGAAGAGCCGGTGGGATCCGGCGTCTTTCTCCCGGATGAACTCATGGGCAATGTGGCCAAACTCAACATCTGCAATGCCTTCTGGAGGGTTATGGCCCTGGCCGGGGATATCGGAGGGGGTCTGCTCGTTACCATGCCCTCCCTCAAGGAGTTGAAAAACCCGGCTGTAAAAGACTACGTGGAGGAATTTTACAGCTTTGGGTCCAGTGAACCCACGGAGAACATCCTCAAGGTCCACAAACTCCTTCAGAACTGGACCGCAGGGCTTCACGGAGTAGGAACCTGGCATGGGGCCGGGCCTGTCATGGCCCAGAAGATCATGCTACAGCGCGTGATCAACTATGACCGGGAAAAGGATCTCGTAAAGGAAACCCTGAATCTGAAAGAAAGGCCGCTTCAGGAAAAAGAAGATGCCTGA